The following coding sequences are from one Halomonas sp. HAL1 window:
- a CDS encoding murein L,D-transpeptidase produces MNERQPLRRWAIGSALCLTLTYVPLGISPVYADSASDPLQQAIAQQLSSADARQLPITEFYQLSDGQPAWQAAGAVESLVEALNSLENDGLVPEDYHADTLLSEFQRSQSGDDVAQASFDIKATHSLLLALDHLERGKVNSRDVEPQWDAPRPESDYSLLRVVHAVEDRALDNATALARPSSGEYQQLRDALKQHYQLANLGSAPYLAAREESLRPGDEADDVIVLRHRLALWGETDLMVADSSAYPLIDVQAASNQRVFDAPLESAVKRFQRRHLLQEDGVVGEQTRLALNTPVSARIDQLRVNLERARWIRPMQSAEPRVWVDIAGYRMHYVRPNGEHWDARVVVGSPSRETPIIHSTISHLTINPSWTIPPTIMREDVLPRVRADINYLARQNIRVISPSGEPLVAEEIDWQRPGGVMLRQVAGSGNPLGRVVVRFPNNDMIYLHDTPARGLFQRNQRALSSGCVRVEGVAELAQMLLQDTGSRYQFSTLLNGGSDRNVNLTQRIPIALHYLTAWPNAQGEVEFRPDIYRRDATLLAALQRPV; encoded by the coding sequence ATGAACGAGAGACAGCCACTAAGACGATGGGCGATAGGGAGCGCTCTGTGTCTAACGCTTACCTACGTCCCTTTAGGCATCAGCCCTGTGTATGCGGATTCGGCCTCAGATCCATTGCAGCAGGCGATAGCTCAACAATTAAGCTCGGCAGACGCGCGTCAACTTCCTATTACTGAGTTTTATCAACTAAGTGATGGTCAGCCCGCGTGGCAGGCAGCGGGTGCGGTTGAGTCACTGGTCGAGGCGCTAAACAGTTTGGAAAACGATGGCTTGGTGCCGGAAGATTATCACGCTGATACGTTGCTTAGTGAGTTTCAGCGCAGTCAGTCGGGTGATGATGTCGCACAGGCCTCGTTTGATATCAAAGCCACTCACTCGCTGTTGCTGGCGCTGGACCATTTAGAGCGCGGTAAGGTGAATTCGCGAGACGTAGAGCCACAGTGGGACGCACCGCGGCCAGAAAGCGACTACTCGCTGCTACGTGTTGTACATGCCGTTGAAGATCGTGCGCTGGATAATGCCACCGCGCTGGCCAGGCCTTCGTCAGGTGAATATCAGCAATTGCGTGACGCCTTAAAGCAGCATTACCAGTTGGCAAACCTGGGCAGCGCGCCCTACTTAGCCGCCAGGGAGGAGTCACTTCGGCCGGGGGATGAAGCCGACGATGTTATTGTGCTGCGCCACCGTTTGGCACTCTGGGGTGAAACGGACTTGATGGTGGCTGACAGCAGCGCTTATCCGCTAATCGATGTGCAAGCAGCGTCTAATCAGCGCGTGTTTGATGCGCCACTTGAATCCGCTGTGAAGCGTTTTCAGCGCCGCCATTTACTACAGGAAGATGGTGTGGTGGGTGAACAGACCCGGCTTGCGTTAAATACGCCGGTGTCGGCGCGAATCGACCAACTGCGGGTCAATTTAGAACGCGCGCGGTGGATCCGTCCCATGCAGTCTGCCGAGCCGCGAGTGTGGGTCGATATAGCCGGTTACCGAATGCACTATGTGCGCCCTAACGGCGAGCACTGGGATGCCCGGGTGGTCGTCGGCTCGCCGAGCCGTGAAACGCCGATCATCCACTCTACTATCAGCCATTTAACGATTAATCCATCCTGGACCATCCCGCCGACAATCATGCGTGAGGATGTACTGCCTCGCGTGCGAGCGGATATCAATTACTTGGCGCGCCAAAATATTCGGGTGATTAGTCCTTCCGGCGAGCCGCTGGTGGCAGAAGAGATCGATTGGCAGCGCCCTGGCGGCGTGATGTTGCGCCAAGTGGCAGGCTCGGGTAACCCGCTTGGTCGTGTCGTGGTGCGGTTTCCTAACAATGACATGATCTATTTGCACGATACCCCCGCACGCGGGCTATTTCAGCGTAACCAGCGCGCACTCAGCTCAGGCTGTGTGCGGGTCGAGGGTGTGGCTGAACTGGCGCAGATGCTGCTTCAAGATACCGGCAGCCGTTACCAATTTAGCACCCTGTTAAATGGCGGGAGTGATCGCAATGTGAACCTGACTCAGCGCATCCCCATTGCCCTGCACTATTTGACCGCCTGGCCAAATGCACAAGGGGAAGTGGAGTTTAGGCCCGATATCTATCGTCGTGATGCAACACTACTAGCAGCGTTGCAGCGTCCTGTTTAA
- a CDS encoding CZB domain-containing protein, which translates to MFTFMHPFQKIRRLEQEVADLRTQLDAATPSPSSRLLSLMKPSQSIGMLQARGADMLASLNNGLQEYADQLAGERATLTETFNLIAAAEHAIDTLDQRYHDPEYAEALPASPLVLAKTLHALSQLQVALARNAGHAQALAVSTALETAHRQGLGSAGSASQQSPGIAAIADDVHRLALNMQQLSHQLSLLMEQVNSQVRTHSQAVVKKRQADEDTAQKAQTAKHALHRLTDQTQHMHKVIHHSATAAFLHSAKLDHAVWKCRLYKQLLSANTDTPLEDHHQCRLGRWHQQGEGYQRYARTEAYRALTAPHRRMHESGAEALKFARLGDRNGQLAALGVMEEASQQLALQLDNLMEHAIFEAPYSTSHHSPLAGAP; encoded by the coding sequence ATGTTCACCTTTATGCATCCTTTTCAAAAAATTCGCCGCCTGGAACAGGAGGTCGCCGACTTACGCACTCAACTCGACGCCGCCACCCCTTCTCCCAGCAGCCGACTGTTAAGCCTAATGAAACCGTCGCAATCCATCGGCATGCTGCAAGCGAGAGGGGCGGATATGCTGGCCTCGCTCAATAACGGCCTTCAAGAGTATGCCGACCAGCTTGCCGGGGAACGCGCCACCCTAACGGAAACGTTTAACCTGATTGCGGCTGCCGAGCATGCCATCGACACCCTTGATCAGCGTTATCACGATCCTGAATATGCCGAAGCGCTCCCCGCCTCGCCGCTAGTATTAGCTAAAACCCTACACGCTCTGAGCCAACTGCAAGTAGCGCTTGCTCGCAATGCGGGGCACGCACAAGCCTTAGCGGTTAGCACAGCACTCGAAACGGCCCATCGCCAAGGTCTGGGGAGTGCTGGTTCTGCTAGCCAACAGTCACCAGGAATAGCCGCCATTGCAGACGACGTTCATCGCTTAGCGCTTAATATGCAGCAACTAAGCCATCAGCTCAGCCTGCTAATGGAGCAAGTCAATAGCCAGGTAAGAACGCACTCGCAAGCAGTGGTGAAAAAACGCCAAGCCGACGAAGACACGGCCCAAAAGGCACAGACAGCTAAGCACGCATTGCATCGGTTAACGGATCAAACGCAGCATATGCACAAGGTGATACATCACAGTGCTACCGCTGCGTTTTTACACTCCGCCAAGCTTGACCATGCGGTATGGAAATGTCGTCTCTATAAGCAGTTATTATCTGCCAACACCGACACCCCACTAGAAGATCATCATCAATGCCGCTTAGGGCGCTGGCACCAGCAAGGTGAGGGCTACCAACGCTATGCCCGCACGGAGGCTTATCGAGCATTAACAGCGCCGCACAGACGCATGCATGAAAGCGGTGCTGAAGCGCTTAAGTTTGCTCGCCTAGGCGACCGCAATGGTCAATTAGCTGCTTTAGGCGTCATGGAAGAAGCCAGCCAACAGCTAGCCCTACAGCTGGACAATCTCATGGAACACGCCATATTTGAGGCGCCCTACTCAACCAGTCATCACTCACCGTTAGCAGGTGCGCCTTAA
- a CDS encoding glutathione S-transferase family protein — protein MGLLVNGKWQDQWYDTKKHGGEFVRESAQLRDWVGAEPETDGDRYPAEKDRYHLYVSLACPWAHRTLIMRKLKGLESLIGTSHVSPLMLDQGWTYRQDEGASGDPINKVDFHHQLYTKTDPHYTGRVTVPVLWDKQRSAIVNNESADLLRMFNGAFDELTGNDLDFYPEDLRSVIDDVNADVYDHINNGVYKSGFATEQAVYEKHVKALFDALERMEARLAEQRYLAGEWLTEADIRLFTTLIRFDAVYYGHFKCNLKRIEDYPNLSNYVREIYQWPGVAETVNMDHIKRHYYYSHDTINPTRIVPAGPLLDFERAHDRERLPGQGVRRK, from the coding sequence ATGGGACTGCTCGTTAATGGTAAATGGCAAGACCAGTGGTATGACACCAAAAAACACGGTGGCGAGTTTGTACGTGAATCCGCCCAACTACGCGACTGGGTGGGCGCCGAGCCCGAAACAGATGGCGACCGCTATCCTGCAGAAAAAGATCGCTACCATTTATATGTATCGCTTGCGTGCCCTTGGGCGCATCGAACACTGATCATGCGCAAACTGAAAGGGTTGGAGTCGCTGATAGGCACCTCTCATGTCAGCCCACTAATGCTCGACCAAGGCTGGACCTACCGCCAGGATGAAGGCGCTAGTGGTGACCCGATTAACAAGGTGGACTTCCATCATCAGCTTTACACCAAAACCGATCCGCACTATACCGGCCGCGTCACGGTGCCCGTGCTATGGGACAAGCAGCGTAGTGCCATTGTGAATAATGAGTCTGCCGATCTGCTGCGTATGTTTAATGGTGCGTTTGATGAACTGACCGGCAACGACTTGGATTTTTACCCGGAAGACCTACGCAGCGTGATCGATGACGTTAACGCTGATGTTTATGACCACATTAATAATGGGGTTTATAAATCGGGCTTTGCTACTGAGCAGGCGGTATACGAAAAACACGTGAAAGCGCTTTTTGACGCCTTGGAACGTATGGAGGCGCGTTTAGCAGAGCAGCGATACTTGGCAGGTGAATGGTTGACCGAAGCCGATATTCGCCTGTTTACCACGTTGATACGTTTCGATGCGGTTTATTACGGCCATTTCAAATGCAATTTGAAGCGTATTGAAGACTATCCCAATCTTTCCAATTACGTGAGAGAAATCTATCAGTGGCCCGGTGTGGCGGAGACCGTCAATATGGATCACATTAAACGCCACTACTATTATAGCCACGACACGATTAACCCGACGCGGATTGTGCCAGCAGGCCCGCTGCTCGATTTTGAGCGTGCTCATGACCGGGAGCGTTTGCCGGGGCAGGGCGTACGACGTAAATAG
- a CDS encoding CsbD family protein, producing the protein MNWDQIEGKWTEMKGKARSSWGEFTDDELDQIGGKKDQLVGKLQQKYGLEREEAERQADDWADKQ; encoded by the coding sequence ATGAACTGGGATCAGATTGAAGGCAAATGGACAGAAATGAAGGGCAAGGCTCGATCTAGCTGGGGTGAGTTTACCGATGATGAACTGGATCAGATTGGCGGTAAGAAAGATCAGCTAGTTGGCAAGCTTCAGCAGAAGTATGGTCTTGAGCGTGAAGAAGCAGAGCGTCAAGCAGACGACTGGGCTGATAAGCAGTAA
- a CDS encoding PRC-barrel domain-containing protein, whose protein sequence is MRKTILTTAIGTALLGSFAMSAHAQNEPQGMYSADDILDAEVYFAGGSGEEIGDVDDILFDEEMRISAIVIESGSVLGLGGREIVVDTDYFTLETDTEEDGDTEHRIMVEASQEEVEAFPAYDNDWWEQTKANARDAWQTTQEGAESAWQRTREAVDADE, encoded by the coding sequence ATGCGTAAGACAATCCTCACAACAGCGATTGGCACTGCCCTACTAGGAAGCTTTGCTATGAGTGCTCACGCGCAAAATGAGCCTCAAGGCATGTATTCTGCCGATGACATTCTTGATGCAGAGGTCTATTTCGCCGGCGGTTCTGGTGAGGAAATCGGTGACGTTGACGACATCTTGTTCGATGAAGAGATGCGCATCAGTGCCATTGTTATCGAAAGTGGTTCCGTGCTTGGACTAGGCGGGCGTGAAATCGTGGTAGATACCGATTACTTCACGCTGGAAACCGATACGGAAGAAGACGGTGATACCGAGCATCGCATTATGGTCGAAGCTAGCCAGGAAGAAGTCGAAGCCTTCCCCGCTTATGACAACGATTGGTGGGAGCAGACCAAAGCCAACGCCCGTGATGCTTGGCAAACAACCCAAGAAGGTGCTGAAAGTGCTTGGCAGCGTACCCGTGAAGCAGTAGATGCTGACGAGTAA
- a CDS encoding LysR family transcriptional regulator — protein MSRVTLSQWQMLAAVVDHGGFARAAEAVHKSPSTLNHAVHKLEEQLGVQVLEPIGRQVRLTEAGELLLRRARQLIESAASLEDVATRLAAGLEAEIVVAIDQVFPTGAQAKALERFSETYPQVRVQLHESVLNGGIEMLYDGRADLVVSGIEAQGFLGEPLVTVRFVAVAHPQHALHQLGRSLDLRDLAQHRQLVVRDSALRQSTNAGWLKAEQRWTVTHLNTSLDMLRRGLGFAWMPETRIGEELKNGQLKVLPLPAGGIREVPIQLIFRDRDRAGPAAHAMAAALKQAVISECAQHDSTHSNEKA, from the coding sequence ATGTCCCGGGTAACACTTTCACAATGGCAAATGTTGGCTGCCGTGGTTGACCATGGTGGCTTCGCGCGAGCGGCAGAAGCCGTACATAAAAGCCCTTCTACGCTCAACCATGCCGTGCATAAATTAGAAGAGCAGCTAGGCGTTCAGGTGCTGGAACCCATTGGCCGCCAAGTACGCTTAACTGAAGCGGGTGAGCTGTTGCTTCGTCGTGCGCGCCAGTTAATCGAAAGCGCAGCCTCGCTTGAAGATGTGGCTACCAGGTTAGCCGCCGGCTTAGAAGCAGAAATCGTGGTGGCCATTGATCAGGTATTTCCAACGGGTGCTCAAGCCAAGGCGCTCGAGCGCTTTTCTGAAACGTATCCTCAGGTGCGTGTTCAGTTGCACGAAAGTGTGCTCAATGGGGGCATTGAAATGCTCTACGATGGCCGCGCAGACTTGGTGGTCTCCGGCATTGAGGCGCAAGGTTTTTTAGGCGAGCCGCTGGTAACGGTTCGCTTTGTGGCGGTTGCGCATCCTCAACATGCCCTGCATCAGTTGGGCCGCTCGTTGGATCTGCGAGACCTGGCTCAACACCGCCAGTTGGTAGTGCGCGACTCAGCGCTGCGTCAATCAACCAACGCGGGCTGGTTGAAAGCGGAGCAGCGATGGACCGTTACTCATCTCAATACATCGCTTGATATGCTGCGGCGTGGACTGGGATTTGCTTGGATGCCAGAAACACGTATTGGTGAGGAGTTAAAAAACGGCCAATTAAAGGTATTGCCGTTACCTGCCGGCGGTATTCGTGAAGTACCTATTCAGTTGATTTTCCGCGACCGAGACCGGGCAGGGCCTGCGGCTCATGCGATGGCCGCTGCATTAAAACAGGCAGTGATTAGCGAGTGTGCCCAGCATGATTCGACTCACTCGAACGAAAAGGCGTAA
- a CDS encoding DEAD/DEAH box helicase: MTSTSVASPSFGDLALLPAVLSAVESQGYLVPSPIQAQTIPALLEGRDMLGQAQTGTGKTAAFALPLLSRLELTRREPQVLVMAPTRELAQQVAASFSKYGQNLKGLEVATLCGGQEYREQLGALKRGAQVVVGTPGRIIDHLDRGSLKLDGLSALVLDEADEMLRMGFIDDVKRVVADTPKDAQRVFFSATLPAEIERIVNRYLVNPVKVAIESGTTTGENIEQRIVRVDGGAKLEAVARILEVEPVDGAIVFVRTRAACTTLVEQLTARGVNAAGLSGDLDQSLRERTITRLKRGKVDVLIATDVAARGLDVSRITHVINYDLPQDAEAYTHRIGRTGRAGRSGIAITFAGFREARKVGWMEQATGQKMTEMPLPDEAAIRAHRDEVFHERVIASLTKGAEEQRALIERLIEEGHDPIELTCAFAAMARADEPPIGRLQAPRKEKPSRDGAPAGKPGARRERTSGPTEGMTRYRVSVGHKDGVKPGQLVGALANEGGIEGARIGRIDIRNAFSVVELPSGLPSTILTKMARARVAGRPLEISEDSAPAERAPRRRRDEGDAPVRRRERA; the protein is encoded by the coding sequence ATGACCTCGACTTCTGTCGCCTCGCCGAGCTTCGGCGACCTGGCTCTTTTGCCTGCCGTTCTTTCTGCTGTTGAATCACAGGGCTATTTAGTTCCCTCGCCGATTCAAGCGCAAACCATCCCTGCGCTGCTTGAAGGCCGCGATATGCTGGGCCAAGCACAAACCGGCACCGGCAAAACTGCAGCGTTTGCATTACCGTTACTGTCACGTTTAGAACTGACTCGCCGCGAGCCGCAAGTGTTGGTAATGGCGCCCACTCGCGAATTGGCCCAGCAAGTAGCTGCCTCGTTTAGTAAGTATGGTCAAAACCTGAAAGGTCTCGAAGTGGCGACCCTATGTGGTGGCCAAGAGTACCGTGAACAGCTGGGCGCCCTTAAGCGTGGCGCGCAAGTGGTTGTCGGTACCCCAGGCCGGATTATCGACCACCTGGATCGCGGTAGCCTGAAGCTTGATGGCCTGTCCGCTCTAGTGCTGGACGAAGCTGATGAAATGCTGCGCATGGGCTTTATCGACGACGTAAAACGCGTGGTTGCCGATACCCCGAAAGATGCTCAGCGTGTGTTCTTCTCGGCCACCCTCCCGGCTGAAATTGAGCGCATCGTTAACCGTTACTTAGTTAATCCGGTTAAAGTCGCGATTGAGTCAGGTACGACCACTGGCGAAAACATCGAACAGCGCATTGTGCGCGTTGATGGTGGCGCTAAGCTTGAAGCCGTTGCGCGTATTCTTGAAGTCGAGCCGGTCGATGGGGCCATCGTCTTTGTGCGTACTCGTGCCGCTTGTACCACGCTAGTTGAGCAATTGACGGCCCGTGGTGTTAACGCCGCTGGCCTGTCCGGTGATCTGGACCAGAGCCTGCGTGAGCGTACCATTACGCGCTTGAAGCGTGGCAAAGTCGACGTGCTGATCGCCACCGACGTAGCCGCCCGTGGTCTTGACGTATCGCGTATTACGCACGTTATTAACTACGATCTGCCGCAAGATGCAGAAGCCTACACGCACCGTATTGGTCGTACGGGCCGTGCAGGTCGTAGCGGTATCGCGATTACCTTTGCTGGCTTCCGTGAAGCGCGCAAAGTGGGTTGGATGGAGCAGGCAACCGGCCAGAAAATGACCGAAATGCCGCTGCCAGACGAAGCCGCTATTCGCGCTCATCGCGATGAAGTCTTCCATGAGCGCGTGATTGCCTCCTTGACGAAAGGCGCCGAAGAGCAGCGTGCTCTGATTGAGCGTCTGATCGAAGAAGGCCATGACCCGATCGAGCTAACGTGTGCGTTTGCCGCGATGGCGCGTGCTGATGAGCCGCCGATTGGTCGCCTACAGGCACCGCGTAAAGAGAAGCCCTCGCGTGATGGCGCTCCTGCCGGTAAGCCGGGTGCCCGTCGTGAACGCACTAGCGGCCCGACCGAAGGTATGACGCGCTACCGCGTCTCCGTAGGTCATAAAGATGGCGTGAAGCCGGGTCAGTTAGTCGGCGCTCTTGCCAACGAAGGCGGCATTGAAGGCGCGCGTATCGGTCGTATCGATATCCGCAACGCGTTCTCTGTCGTCGAACTGCCGAGCGGCTTGCCCTCGACGATTCTGACCAAAATGGCACGTGCCCGTGTGGCCGGTCGTCCGTTGGAAATCAGCGAAGACAGCGCCCCGGCAGAACGCGCTCCGCGCCGCCGTCGTGACGAAGGCGATGCACCGGTTCGTCGTCGCGAACGCGCCTAA
- a CDS encoding murein L,D-transpeptidase catalytic domain family protein: MALRLNVATLLFSLPFTLFTLPLHAASFFAQVESTPPRGVLPLHHQLLQLAPQATPEALRLAAQALNCADPTAERLAVIDYSLPSTEPRLWVFDLRQHELLFEELVSHGQGSGDAQAETFSNTPDSHQSSIGLFRTMNSYYGRNGYSLRLEGLEPNVNDLAFERAIVIHGADYVSDAFITQTGRLGRSHGCPAVREDVTYPLIDSLKEDQYVFAYYPDAEWLATSAFLGCTADVAQLARR, from the coding sequence ATGGCTCTTCGTTTAAATGTTGCCACGTTATTATTTTCTCTACCTTTTACATTATTCACATTACCGCTACACGCCGCCAGTTTCTTTGCCCAGGTTGAATCTACACCACCACGGGGCGTACTGCCTTTACATCACCAGTTATTGCAACTCGCCCCCCAGGCAACGCCCGAGGCATTGCGTTTGGCCGCTCAGGCACTCAATTGTGCCGATCCCACTGCCGAGCGCCTTGCAGTCATTGACTACTCGCTGCCGTCTACCGAACCACGCCTATGGGTATTTGATTTACGTCAGCATGAATTGCTCTTTGAGGAGCTGGTTTCTCATGGCCAAGGGTCTGGCGATGCCCAGGCCGAGACATTTTCCAACACGCCTGATAGCCACCAATCCAGCATTGGCCTGTTTCGTACCATGAATAGCTATTACGGGCGCAACGGCTATTCGCTGCGCCTGGAAGGCCTTGAACCTAACGTCAACGACCTAGCTTTCGAGCGCGCCATTGTGATCCACGGCGCTGACTATGTGAGCGATGCGTTCATTACCCAAACGGGGAGATTAGGACGCAGTCATGGTTGCCCCGCAGTACGTGAAGACGTTACTTACCCACTGATTGATAGCCTGAAAGAAGACCAATATGTATTTGCTTATTATCCTGATGCCGAGTGGCTTGCCACCTCAGCGTTTCTAGGCTGCACAGCCGACGTCGCTCAACTTGCCCGTCGCTGA
- a CDS encoding cache domain-containing protein, whose translation MAQKNKARFSMSLQAKMVALVLLPMLILALVLSALEVRSSITSMQETLDKQRDVLVSERETTVRYLVESARNAVSHLVGHAELSQSEAQEQAQEILQNFRYGNANYVFAFDFDGTARAMAAAPERVGTNMVGLVDSEGNAFVEDLIERARSGDASFYDYQWINPATGDIEPKHSMAIAIPEWDWMIGTGIYLSDIDVGLAQVEALAWQEFRHDLIAKGVVALVLLLGVVVLATWLVKRALSPVKRAAAAMHDVATGEADLTQRLRVERNDEIGDLAQQFNAFVERMQITLQDVHRTTQSVLLASQNIDQGTNELATRTEQSALLIRSSRCFF comes from the coding sequence ATGGCGCAAAAAAATAAAGCACGCTTTAGCATGAGTCTGCAGGCGAAAATGGTCGCTTTAGTGTTACTTCCCATGCTGATTTTGGCCTTGGTGCTGTCCGCGTTGGAAGTGCGCAGCTCGATAACGAGTATGCAAGAAACGCTCGATAAGCAGCGTGATGTGTTGGTCAGTGAGCGTGAAACGACGGTGCGCTACTTAGTTGAGTCCGCCCGTAATGCGGTCTCACACCTCGTTGGCCATGCTGAGCTCAGCCAGTCAGAGGCACAAGAGCAGGCACAAGAGATACTGCAGAATTTTCGCTACGGTAATGCCAACTATGTTTTTGCCTTTGATTTTGACGGCACGGCACGAGCGATGGCCGCTGCGCCAGAGCGGGTGGGCACCAATATGGTGGGGCTGGTCGATAGTGAAGGCAACGCCTTTGTGGAAGACCTAATTGAACGTGCCCGTTCGGGGGACGCAAGCTTTTACGACTATCAGTGGATTAACCCCGCCACCGGTGACATTGAGCCAAAGCACTCCATGGCGATTGCTATCCCTGAGTGGGATTGGATGATCGGCACCGGGATCTACCTAAGCGATATTGATGTGGGATTGGCGCAGGTAGAGGCGCTGGCGTGGCAGGAGTTTCGTCATGACTTGATCGCCAAGGGCGTTGTAGCGCTGGTGTTATTGCTAGGCGTGGTGGTGTTGGCAACCTGGCTGGTCAAGCGGGCGCTGAGCCCGGTGAAGCGTGCCGCCGCTGCGATGCATGACGTTGCCACGGGCGAGGCGGATTTAACCCAGCGCCTCCGGGTGGAGCGCAATGACGAAATTGGCGATTTGGCCCAGCAATTTAACGCCTTTGTCGAGCGGATGCAGATCACCCTTCAAGACGTACATCGCACGACCCAGAGTGTGCTGCTTGCGTCACAGAATATTGATCAAGGCACCAACGAGTTAGCCACGCGCACAGAACAGTCGGCGCTGCTCATCCGTAGCAGCCGATGCTTTTTTTAG
- a CDS encoding peptidoglycan DD-metalloendopeptidase family protein: MLRILYSLPRTHKLLLLPVATMVTVLGTQKLLTTYQDLNQSHTPLESVLVPLPSDSAPGVPSLRQERTPVADAIDRASRALDATRDNIPLSELTATEIVDLDMNVISSAQADMAGQAALGDEVTVLNAAALDAPALDIATLSGTGLNDGALHMAIVLGTLSSGMLDADDASSVEIADATSYEDYGTELFGDISFLDLELAAEEPFVPEWETHIVESGETFALLAQNELGLGYSEVLALLEDLPDQRMLINWRAGHSFDYQLDEDGRLLSLRMMKNTRDGILLERDANHFAITTIERQGEPVQRLYAGSVSGSFARSAQATGLNSGAVTELTKLLEKKLDFRRDSRRGDRFQVLVESDMIDGETLDSRVLAVQYNGERMDLTVVRNATDDNFYTPEGSSLDPAFSRHPFEGSYRLSSNYNPRRKHPVTGRISPHNGTDFAMPIGTPVTAPANGVVERVSNHHAAGRYIVVRHDNGYRTRYLHLSRPLVSQGERVTMGERIALSGNTGRSTGPHLHYEVIVNNSPVNAMTVALPENTSLSGDTLIAFQSQAAPILATLESGETGPVSVATFQQENDD, translated from the coding sequence ATGTTGCGAATCCTTTATTCGCTGCCCCGCACGCACAAATTATTACTGTTACCTGTGGCCACTATGGTCACTGTGCTGGGCACACAGAAGTTACTGACGACATACCAAGATCTAAATCAATCACACACACCGCTTGAAAGCGTGCTGGTTCCGCTTCCTAGCGATTCTGCTCCGGGGGTTCCTTCCCTGCGTCAAGAACGCACGCCGGTAGCAGATGCGATCGATCGCGCTTCACGCGCCCTCGACGCCACCCGCGACAATATTCCTCTCAGCGAATTAACCGCTACCGAGATCGTAGATCTCGATATGAATGTCATCTCCAGTGCACAAGCAGATATGGCCGGACAAGCCGCCTTGGGCGACGAAGTAACGGTACTTAATGCCGCAGCCCTGGATGCACCAGCTCTTGATATCGCAACGCTAAGTGGCACAGGGCTTAATGACGGCGCTTTGCATATGGCAATTGTGCTGGGCACCCTCTCTAGCGGCATGCTGGATGCAGACGACGCTTCATCAGTTGAAATTGCCGATGCCACTTCTTATGAGGATTACGGTACTGAGCTATTTGGTGACATCTCATTTCTGGATCTAGAACTGGCAGCTGAAGAGCCGTTTGTTCCTGAGTGGGAAACGCATATTGTTGAATCTGGCGAAACGTTCGCTTTGCTGGCACAAAATGAATTAGGCCTTGGGTACAGCGAAGTGTTGGCCCTGCTTGAGGATTTGCCCGATCAACGCATGCTAATCAACTGGCGCGCCGGACACAGCTTTGATTACCAGCTAGACGAAGATGGGCGTTTACTTTCCTTACGCATGATGAAAAATACCCGTGACGGTATTTTATTGGAGCGTGATGCAAACCACTTCGCTATCACCACTATTGAGCGGCAAGGTGAACCTGTTCAACGCCTTTATGCCGGTAGCGTCAGCGGTAGTTTCGCGCGGTCAGCCCAGGCAACTGGCTTAAACAGTGGCGCGGTGACGGAACTGACCAAGCTACTTGAGAAGAAGCTCGATTTTCGGCGGGATAGCCGCCGTGGCGACCGTTTCCAGGTACTGGTGGAATCAGACATGATCGACGGGGAAACGCTTGATTCGCGAGTGCTGGCGGTTCAATACAATGGCGAGCGCATGGACCTTACCGTTGTACGTAACGCTACCGACGATAACTTCTATACGCCTGAGGGCAGCAGCCTAGACCCTGCGTTCTCACGCCATCCTTTTGAAGGCAGCTACCGCTTAAGCTCGAACTACAATCCACGGCGTAAGCACCCGGTAACTGGCCGCATTAGTCCGCATAATGGTACTGACTTTGCTATGCCAATTGGCACGCCTGTAACAGCGCCTGCCAATGGTGTCGTTGAGCGCGTGAGTAACCACCATGCGGCAGGTCGTTATATCGTCGTTCGTCATGACAACGGTTATCGTACCCGCTACCTACACCTTTCCCGCCCACTGGTTAGCCAGGGTGAGCGTGTAACAATGGGCGAGCGCATAGCGTTATCAGGCAACACTGGCCGCAGCACTGGCCCTCACCTGCATTATGAAGTCATCGTCAACAACTCACCGGTCAATGCGATGACCGTCGCCCTGCCCGAAAATACCAGTTTAAGCGGCGATACGCTGATTGCGTTCCAGAGCCAAGCAGCTCCGATCCTGGCCACCTTAGAAAGCGGTGAGACAGGTCCGGTTAGCGTAGCTACCTTTCAGCAGGAAAATGACGACTAA